One Maniola jurtina chromosome 25, ilManJurt1.1, whole genome shotgun sequence DNA segment encodes these proteins:
- the LOC123878196 gene encoding uncharacterized protein LOC123878196 isoform X1 yields MRLLTCFTTFALIGLLVAAPTSNDEDDDKIVVTKEFYIKEFVKYKAEHDIVNLVVPLNSLNFDESDSSSSESNELDSDIILFFVEADVQPDGSRVDQGLYVLKDDKATKILDYGRDAAASGDDSKKAFFGAKDGLYVYNPKTNSADKYGPITDSIIAIDMEKLGEVIYILTEDRDVYKVTDNGEKKEKLDDVVKPKQIVLDFENNLYFFSDDNVPYVRTADGVKKIEGLPEATGTVTLIKPPFFLDNGAPVIINNKVYLMYSNGSSEATDFEFQPKAIPTALAPEATLVQYYAYDKKIYEYNILALIISSLVEEITDFLKKQATEINNFASKETNLKRKLQPSEKSPKIKSHA; encoded by the coding sequence ATGAGACTGCTGACGTGCTTCACAACTTTTGCGCTGATCGGCCTTCTGGTCGCCGCTCCCACCTCTaacgatgaagatgatgataaaATTGTAGTAACAAAGGAGTTTTACATCAAAGAATTTGTTAAATATAAGGCAGAGCATGATATAGTCAACTTGGTTGTACCTCTTAACTCactcaattttgatgaaagtgaCTCTAGTTCATCTGAATCCAATGAGCTAGACAGTGATATCATATTATTCTTCGTTGAAGCTGATGTCCAGCCAGACGGCAGCCGTGTAGATCAAGGACTGTACGTCCTCAAGGATGATAAGGCCACAAAAATTCTGGACTATGGCAGAGATGCCGCTGCGTCAGGCGACGACAGCAAAAAAGCTTTCTTCGGAGCTAAAGATGGACTTTACGTGTACAACCCAAAGACAAACTCCGCTGACAAATATGGACCAATCACGGATAGCATTATTGCAATCGACATGGAGAAACTTGGTGAAGTAATTTACATTTTGACTGAGGATCGTGACGTGTACAAAGTTACTGATAACGGCGAGAAGAAAGAGAAATTAGACGACGTTGTTAAACCCAAGCAAATTGTTCTAGATTTCGAAAACAACCTGTACTTCTTTTCCGATGATAATGTACCATACGTCCGCACAGCTGACGGTGTTAAGAAAATTGAAGGTCTCCCAGAAGCCACGGGCACTGTAACCCTTATTAAACCTCCTTTCTTCCTTGATAATGGTGCACCAGTTATCATTAATAACAAAGTGTACCTTATGTACTCTAACGGTAGTAGTGAAGCTACAGATTTTGAATTCCAACCTAAAGCGATACCAACCGCTCTGGCCCCAGAAGCGACGCTCGTTCAATACTATGCTTACGACAAGAAAATCTATGAATACAATATATTAGCTTTAATTATAAGCTCTCTCGTAGAAGAGATCACCGATTTCCTCAAGAAACAAGCAACGGAAATTAACAATTTCGCCTCAAAGGAAACCAATCTGAAGCGTAAATTACAGCCTTCTGAAAAATCTCCGAAGATAAAATCTCATGCTTAA
- the LOC123878195 gene encoding uncharacterized protein LOC123878195: MQINKSPTYLLPAQHLCILLRLDDLTDFKMRLLRFTAFALVGFLVAAPTSKDDKGKKDLVTRDREELFRYKAEHDIVKLVVPLNALLKTVPSQNTYCLNLMLFFVEADVRPDGSRIDQGLYVLKGGKATKILDYGRDAAASGAGDNSTKAFFGAKDGLYVYNPETNSADKYGPITDSIIAIDMEKLGEVIYILTEDRDVYKVTDNGEKKEKLDDVIKPKQIVLDYQNNLYFLADDKIPYVRTADGVKKIEGLPEATGTVTLVKAPVFLENQAVVITDYKAYLISSNGSSAFTGIEFQPKAIPTALAPEATLVQYYAYDKKIYEYNILGAIFKSISESIDNYFGIKQPDRSDDCTHFGTVRSQNRF, encoded by the exons ATGCAGATAAACAAATCACCAACGTATTTATTACCAGCGCAGCATCTTTGCATCTTATTGCGTTTAGATGATTTGACGG ATTTCAAAATGAGACTGCTGCGTTTCACAGCTTTTGCGCTGGTTGGCTTTCTGGTTGCCGCTCCCACCTCTAAAGATGACAAAGGCAAGAAAGATTTAGTAACACGTGATCGCGAAGAACTCTTTAGATATAAGGCAGAACATGATATCGTCAAGTTGGTTGTACCTCTTAACGCGTTACTTAAGACTGTCCCTTCTCAGAACACATATTGTCTTAACTTAATGTTATTCTTCGTTGAAGCTGATGTCCGACCAGATGGTAGCCGGATAGATCAAGGCTTGTACGTCCTCAAGGGAGGAAAAGCAACAAAAATTCTGGACTACGGCCGAGACGCCGCTGCATCAGGAGCAGGAGACAATAGCACAAAAGCTTTCTTCGGAGCTAAAGATGGACTTTACGTGTACAACCCAGAGACAAACTCCGCTGACAAATATGGACCAATCACGGATAGCATTATTGCAATCGATATGGAGAAACTTGGTGAAGTAATTTACATTTTGACTGAGGATCGTGACGTGTACAAAGTTACTGATAACGGTGAGAAGAAAGAGAAATTAGATGACGTTATTAAGCCCAAGCAAATCGTTTTAGATTACCAGAACAACCTGTATTTTTTGGCTGATGATAAGATACCATACGTCCGCACAGCTGACGGTGTTAAGAAAATCGAAGGTCTTCCAGAAGCCACAGGGACTGTGACCCTTGTTAAAGCTCCTGTCTTCCTTGAGAATCAAGCGGTAGTTATCACTGATTACAAAGCGTACCTTATTTCCTCGAACGGTAGCAGTGCATTTACAGGTATTGAATTCCAACCTAAAGCGATACCAACCGCTCTGGCCCCAGAAGCGACGCTCGTTCAATACTATGCTTACGACAAGAAAATCTATGAATACAATATATTGGGTGCAATTTTTAAATCTATCTCAGAAAGTATCGATAATTACTTCGGGATAAAACAACCTGACCGAAGTGATGATTGCACCCATTTTGGAACTGTTAGATCTCAAAACCGTTTTTAA
- the LOC123878197 gene encoding uncharacterized protein LOC123878197: protein MEFKMRFLTCFTTFALVGLLIADPVPHKEHEPFLVTLDFYKDEMVIYRGKHDIVKILVPINSLNFDESDSNESESIEDDSDIFLFFVEAEEQPDGTRQDKGLYVFKEGKATKILANGRDAAASGDDSKIVFFGAADGIYVYNKTTNSADKYGPITDSIIAIATEQPGDVLYILTENREVFKVSGNGGKKEKLDDVVNAKEIVLDKTDHLYFVSVDNKPYVRRTYGINPIIGLPEHLSNVKLIKPPFFLNDEVAFLANNRVYFISNYGSSTMSEIEFKPEAKPTAYAPEALIQYYGFDNKIYEFRISSLREDATPEELLSNYLNSKAFDNRTYCFDNQKSGVAN, encoded by the exons ATGG AATTCAAAATGAGGTTCTTGACGTGCTTCACAACTTTTGCGCTGGTTGGTCTGCTGATCGCCGACCCCGTGCCTCACAAAGAACATGAGCCTTTTTTAGTAACACTCGATTTTTACAAGGATGAAATGGTCATATACAGAGGAAAGCATGACATAGTCAAAATACTTGTTCCAATCAACTCACTCAACTTCGACGAATCGGATTCCAATGAATCAGAATCAATTGAAGATGATTCCGACATCTTCTTATTCTTTGTAGAAGCTGAAGAACAGCCTGACGGAACTCGTCAAGATAAAGGACTCTACGTTTTCAAGGAAGGAAAGGCTACAAAGATCCTCGCCAACGGTAGAGATGCTGCTGCATCAGGAGAcgatagtaaaattgttttctttgGCGCTGCAGATGGAATCTATGTATATAACAAAACAACTAATTCTGCTGACAAGTATGGACCAATAACAGACAGCATCATTGCAATTGCTACAGAACAACCAGGAGATGTGCTATACATTTTGACCGAAAACCGTGAAGTATTCAAAGTTAGTGGCAACGGTGGGAAAAAAGAGAAGCTAGATGATGTTGTGAACGCTAAAGAAATTGTTTTGGATAAAACAGACCACCTGTACTTCGTTTCCGTTGATAATAAACCGTACGTGCGTAGAACTTACGGTATTAACCCAATAATAGGTCTGCCGGAACACCTGTctaacgtcaaacttattaaaCCTCCATTCTTTCTGAACGATGAAGTCGCATTCTTAGCTAATAACAGAGTTTACTTTATAAGCAATTACGGTTCAAGTACAATGAGTGAAATTGAATTCAAGCCTGAAGCGAAGCCGACTGCGTATGCCCCAGAAGCATTGATCCAATACTATGGTTTTGATAATAAAATCTATGAATTTCGAATCTCGTCGCTGCGTGAGGACGCCACGCCGGAGGAACTACTCAGCAATTACCTCAACTCAAAAGCATTTGACAACAGAACATATTGCTTCGACAATCAAAAGTCCGGCGTCGCAaactaa
- the LOC123878202 gene encoding uncharacterized protein LOC123878202 produces the protein MRLIIILLAISSVYAENCSIFDGEKYSKRSILTIKGLPTNLVVNPNNKDLLFTLIDIESLQSDDVQTKMDQYIFRQGEPIKVDNVNGQAAAVDAENNMVYIATDDGLSVLNKTNKANFIGFKGDDITQLFKPPSNNKLYAVVYPDSEVYAIDLVTNEKNKVENVPCAFILAVDKKENIFYECESKYIKMLLKGFQEAIEFVGIPKNSARAIAIDPHGRVILAANDGLYWLRPDSLIPRKLMDLDFVPSGIAFYDDSILLSTSGVIYEFSGNCKN, from the coding sequence ATGcgtctaataataatacttcTAGCAATATCATCGGTATACGCCGAAAACTGTTCAATATTCGACGgcgaaaaatattcaaaaagaTCCATTTTAACCATCAAAGGTTTACCCACTAATCTAGTAGTCAATCCGAATAACAAAGATCTACTTTTCACTTTAATCGATATAGAATCGCTTCAAAGCGACGATGTTCAAACGAAAATGGATCAATACATATTTAGACAAGGAGAACCGATTAAAGTTGATAATGTGAACGGACAAGCGGCTGCGGTGGACGCAGAAAACAATATGGTGTACATCGCTACTGATGATGGGCTTAGtgttttgaataaaacaaataaagccAATTTCATAGGCTTCAAGGGCGATGACATAACCCAACTATTCAAACCTCCATCAAACAATAAGCTGTATGCAGTTGTGTATCCAGACAGTGAAGTATACGCTATAGATTTGGTTACGAACGAGaagaataaagttgaaaacgtGCCCTGTGCGTTTATACTAGCAGTggataaaaaagaaaacatattttaCGAATGCGAAtcgaaatatattaaaatgctTCTCAAAGGTTTTCAGGAAGCCATTGAATTTGTTGGTATACCTAAGAATTCTGCTAGAGCGATAGCAATAGATCCTCATGGAAGAGTAATTCTTGCAGCGAACGATGGGTTGTACTGGCTGAGACCAGATTCATTAATACCTAGGAAGTTAATGGATCTAGATTTCGTGCCGTCTGGTATAGCTTTTTACGATGATAGTATATTATTGTCTACGAGCGGTGTTATTTATGAGTTTAGTGGTAATTGTAAAAACTGA
- the LOC123878200 gene encoding uncharacterized protein LOC123878200 produces MLALKGSIAILPIAVIAIATTERCERTKIGNEYYKRQLIATIDGYASGITIDPRTENIFFMLHKRNYTKGIHLLKHGSLGIRELPVSDELVGQCVGVDAANNVIYIGTNQGLLTYDYSRTEISAERPIGDDDVRSIFIDKTDNQMYITTGSNHEIFKFINGSAAIKRYEKIPKAYSFVFDKRGDAFYEYVDGRLYFFSTDFYEPIQYKGFTRELKFILRLNNNDEAIVAVKGSLFKLSTNSILPVKIGQLGFKITGMAFDHRNNVIIGTKGKIYRYKPIDSNDPCPPDDYFMTSI; encoded by the exons ATGCTAGCACTAAAGGGCTCAATTGCTATTCTACCCATTGCAGTCATTGCGATAGCGACTACTGAAAGATGCGAACGGACAAAAATCGGCAACGAATATTACAAGAGGCAACTCATAGCGACTATAGATGGCTACGCTAGTGGAATCACCATCGACCCAAGAACGGAGAACATATTTTTTATGCTTCATAAAAGGAATTATACAAAAG GTATCCATCTTCTAAAACACGGTTCTCTCGGCATCAGGGAACTGCCCGTATCAGACGAGTTGGTCGGCCAGTGCGTTGGCGTGGATGCCGCCAACAACGTCATTTACATTGGCACCAACCAAGGTCTCTTAACCTATGATTATTCGAGAACTGAAATCAGCGCTGAAAGACCTATAG GTGACGACGATGTCCGAAGCATATTCATTGATAAAACCGACAACCAAATGTACATAACAACGGGATCTAACCACGAGATATTCAAGTTTATAAACGGATCAGCAGCTATCAAACGTTACGAGAAAATACCGAAAGCATACAGCTTCGTTTTTGACAAGAGAGGAGACGCATTCTACGAATACGTAGATGGGAGGTTATATTTCTTTTCTACAGACTTCTATGAACCAATTCAATATAAAGGATTCACTAGAGAACTTAAGTTTATACTACGGTTAAATAATAACGATGAAGCCATAGTAGCTGTTAAGGGATCGCTATTTAAACTGTCAACTAATAGCATTTTACCAGTTAAAATTGGTCAGTTGGGCTTCAAAATAACTGGGATGGCTTTCGATCATAGGAATAACGTTATAATTGGTACTAAAGGAAAGATTTATAGATATAAACCGATCGATTCGAATGATCCGTGCCCTCCTGATGATTATTTTATGACTAGTATTTAA